In the Corynebacterium jeikeium genome, CGGAACTGCTGGTCTCTGAGCTGTCGGGTTACCGCCCGGAGGCGATCGCGTCTGCAGTGCCGGTGCGCTGCGAGCACACGGCTGCGCCTATCGCTGAGGACTTGGGCCTGGAAGTTTATTATGACGCCAACCTGGGCGATGCCGGGTGGGCCGCCGATTCGGATGCAGCGGTGGATGCGTTCCACGCCGCCACGACCGCGCCTGTGTCGATGGTCGTTGCCCAGGGCACGGTGATCCCCGGCGTGCTGGCCCGCGTTGCGGGCGAGCACGACGTGGAAATTGAGGATATGCGGGTGAAGAAGTCCAGCACGTGGGTGCTGCACTTCGCCGGGGACAAGCTGCTGGGGCTGGATTACCTGGCCAGCCCGCTGTCCGTGAAGTAAGCGCTAGCTGGCGGGGATGGTGCGTGGCTTGAAGCTGGCGCGCTGGGATTCGAAGGCCTCGATGGCTTCCTCGTTGCGCAGGGTCAGGCCGATGTCGTCCAGGCCTTCCATCAGGCGCCAGCGGGTGTAGTCGTCCACGTCGAAGCCGAAGGTGTGGGTACCCAGGGTGACGGTGCGGTCCTCCAGGTTCACGGTGATTTCCGCGCCCGGCTGCTGTTCCAGCAGCTTCCAGATCAGCTCAATGTCGCTTTGTTCCATCTGGGCGGCCAGCAGGCCTGCCTTCCCCGAGTTGCCGCGGAAGATGTCCGCGAAGCGGGAGGAAAGAACCACGCGGAAGCCGTAATCCATCAGCGCCCAGACGGCGTGCTCGCGGGAGGAGCCAGTTCCGAAGTCCGGGCCGGCCACCAGCACGGAGGCGTTCTTGTAGGGCTCCTGGTTCAGGATGAACTCCGGGTCCTTGCGCCAGCCGGCGAACAGGCCGTCTTCGAATCCGGTGCGGGTCACGCGCTTCAGGTAGACGGCGGGGATGATCTGGTCGGTGTCGACGTTAGAGCGGTTCAGGGGTGCCGCCACGCCAGTGTGGGTGTTGAACTTTTCCATGGTGTTCTCTTCTGCTTTCTGCTCCCCCACCTGCTATTTAGGTCGCTGGCGGGGAGGCTCGAAAAAAAAATTTTTGGGCGGGTCTTGTGCGGGTATCTAGCGGTCTGTTTTACAGATCCGCCGGACCTGCAAGGTGGCCCGTCACGGCGGTGGCGGCGGCAACTGGCGGGGAGACCAGGTGCGTGCGCCCGCCCTTGCCCTGGCGGCCTTCGAAGTTTCGGTTGGATGTGGAAGCCGAACGCTCGCCCGGGGCAAGCTGGTCCGGGTTCATGCCTAGGCACATGGAGCAACCTGCGGTGCGCCACTCCGCCCCGGCGTCAATAAAGATCTGATCGAGCCCCTCTTCTTCCGCTTGCATCTTCACCCGCGTGGAGGAAGGAACAACGATCATGCGCGTGCCGTCGGCGACGGTGCGGCCCTTGAGGACGTCCGCGGCGGCGCGCAGGTCCTCGATGCGGGAATTGGTGCAGGAGCCGAGGAAGACCGTGTCGATCTTGATGTCGCGCAACGGGGTGCCGGGCTGAAGGTCCATGTACTCCATGGCGCGTTCGGCGGCGAGGCGGTC is a window encoding:
- the leuD gene encoding 3-isopropylmalate dehydratase small subunit, with translation MEKFNTHTGVAAPLNRSNVDTDQIIPAVYLKRVTRTGFEDGLFAGWRKDPEFILNQEPYKNASVLVAGPDFGTGSSREHAVWALMDYGFRVVLSSRFADIFRGNSGKAGLLAAQMEQSDIELIWKLLEQQPGAEITVNLEDRTVTLGTHTFGFDVDDYTRWRLMEGLDDIGLTLRNEEAIEAFESQRASFKPRTIPAS